The Pseudanabaena sp. PCC 6802 genomic interval GCAACTCAATATCTGCGATTGACCTCAGCAGTAAAGTGTATACCAAAATATACTGCTTTTTAAAAGCATGAGCTAAGATAAAAACTGAAAATCGCTATGGAGCTTAACTATTACACTATTGCAACTATGTGTAGGATGTGCGATTGTAGTTCACGAGTTAAACAATATCTCTAAATAAAGAACTTTTTGAACAATTAATCAGTCAAGCATCTCTAACGCGATAATTTGGAGCATTTTCCAATATATGAGTTATATGGTTTAATAGTTTAGCAATGCTGAAAAACTCTTACGGCAATTATATTTCAACAGAATATCTAGCTTACTTTTGATTTAGGAGTGGGCTTTGATGGTCTGTGAAGATCTCAGTCTCTCCAACGTAATCTTCCATTTTTTTCTTTATTTTTCTTGTGTGGGAGGTCGAATTGCAGAGAAGGTGTGACCGAAATCGGAAGCGTTCTAAACAACGATCTATTTATTGCCCAATTCACGGCTGTCATCTCGATAGTGCGAGTCAAAAATATCAGTTGTTTGCGGATAGTGTTGAACAGCTACAGGAACGCGGCATGCCTAAACGGAATGCCCTAATGCTAGTAGCAAATCAGACAGCAGTACCTTTAGAGGGAGAATGGGTAGAAGCTTTTTGGTGCAACGATTGCCAGCAAACAAAATGGTATCACGTCCGTAAGGGTGAACATCGTACCTTTGAGGTCTCTCCAGCACCACGAGAACTTTGGCAATATGCCACTGGGGCGATCGCTCCTGAAGGCAACCCGTCGGTCGGAGAGTTTACTCGCAGGCAGGCGCGGTTACTCAAACATGGTGGGCTCAAAGACTTTAAGTTTGTAGGTTAAGTGGTTGCACCACCACATACTGAGGTTATTGCGATTGATGTTTTTATCCAAGTCAAAGCGCCGCCCTCGTTCAACTCCAGTCAGCCAGCTAACTCGCATTCAAGCGACTAAGGGATGGGGATCGCTCAAGCTAGACGAATTGTGGCGCTATCGGGATTTGATTTATTTCCTGTTATGGCGCGAGATCGTCGCTCGTTATAAACAGATGGCTCTAGGACCACTATGGTTGGTAATTCAACCGTTGTTCCTGATTACGATGAACACGCTGGTGTTTGGAACTTTGGCCAAACTACCATCAGATGGAATTCCCTATCCATTATTCAATTTCGCAGGCGTACTACCTTGGCAGTTTTTTGCAGGAGCGCTAGCAAGAGTTTCTGGCAGTTTAGCTAATAATCAACAACTGATTACCAAAGTTTATTTCCCCCGTCTCGTCATGCCAATTGTGGGGGCTTTGTCCGGAGTATTAGATTTTCTGGTTTCCTTAGGGCTATTTCTGATTATTATGCCCCTTTACCAGTTTTTCCCAGGCATAAATGTCCTAGCAATACCATTTTTACTCATTTTTGCCGGAGCGATCGCTTTAGCAGTTGGATTGTGGCTGGCATCACTTCAAGCCCGATTTCGGGATGTGGGGTTTATGCTGAGTTACATATTGCAGGCCTGGATGTATGCAACACCTGTGGTGTACGCTAGCAGCATCATTCCAGAGCAATGGCAGTTTGTATACCGACTAAATCCAATGACAACGGTAGTAGAGGGATTTCGCTGGGCTCTATTGGGCAATGGGACTTTGCAATGGTTGCCCTCATTGATTTCGGTTGCGATCGTATTGATATTGTTGGTAACTGGAGCTTACGTATTTCGGAGGTCAGAGCGCACTATTGTTGATGTTGTGTAATGGGTTGCTGACAACTCAGATAGTAAAGCATTTTATTTAGAATCCGCTTATGTCAGATACAGTTATTCAAGTAGAAAACTTGAGCAAGCGCTACAAAATTGGCTTGCGAGAAAAACAAGCTAAGACGCTCAGACAAGCGGTTAAAAGAATTGCTAGTTCCCCATTTAAGTATTTAAATTCTGTGTTGAGAGAGCCAACACCGGAAGAGGTATTTTGGGCGTTGCAGAATATTTCATTCGAGGTAAAGCAGGGAGATGTAGTTGGGATTATTGGTCGCAATGGTGCTGGAAAGAGCACGCTCTTGAAGATTTTATCGCAGATTACGGAGCCAACTTCTGGGTATGCGGAAATTCGCGGTCGGGTTGGATCGCTCTTGGAAGTGGGAACTGGATTTCATCCAGATTTGACTGGTCGAGAGAATACTTATCTCAACGGCACAATTATGGGAATGAGGAAGCGAGAGATAGATCGCCGATTTGATGAAATTGTGGACTTTGCAGGAGTTGAGAAATTTATCGATACTCCTGTAAAGCATTACTCCAGTGGCATGTATACGCGCTTAGCATTTGCAGTAGCAGCGCATTTGACACCAGAGATTTTGATTATTGATGAAGTGCTAGCCGTAGGAGACGCTCAGTTTCAGAAAAAGTGCTTGGGCAAGATGGAGGATGTGGCAGAG includes:
- a CDS encoding ABC transporter permease yields the protein MFLSKSKRRPRSTPVSQLTRIQATKGWGSLKLDELWRYRDLIYFLLWREIVARYKQMALGPLWLVIQPLFLITMNTLVFGTLAKLPSDGIPYPLFNFAGVLPWQFFAGALARVSGSLANNQQLITKVYFPRLVMPIVGALSGVLDFLVSLGLFLIIMPLYQFFPGINVLAIPFLLIFAGAIALAVGLWLASLQARFRDVGFMLSYILQAWMYATPVVYASSIIPEQWQFVYRLNPMTTVVEGFRWALLGNGTLQWLPSLISVAIVLILLVTGAYVFRRSERTIVDVV
- a CDS encoding polysaccharide ABC transporter ATP-binding protein — protein: MSDTVIQVENLSKRYKIGLREKQAKTLRQAVKRIASSPFKYLNSVLREPTPEEVFWALQNISFEVKQGDVVGIIGRNGAGKSTLLKILSQITEPTSGYAEIRGRVGSLLEVGTGFHPDLTGRENTYLNGTIMGMRKREIDRRFDEIVDFAGVEKFIDTPVKHYSSGMYTRLAFAVAAHLTPEILIIDEVLAVGDAQFQKKCLGKMEDVAEKEGRTVLFVSHSMGAVSQLTAKCLFLVNGKMISYGPTQEIVNKYVQSGYSQLCEGKIYKKDKSKYDCQKPIEFEQIKVEQGKDSAIECEILYIVRMPIKSVIAMKVTNSQGFVITTVRDTDHDPNLFLKAQGQYRAKFSLSADDWCPGIYFLTFSLADMVSKRYEILEEILSFEVSLNDKDKTPGWSREGLFLKQTCWEISPLDFSCI